One genomic window of Anguilla anguilla isolate fAngAng1 chromosome 13, fAngAng1.pri, whole genome shotgun sequence includes the following:
- the svbp gene encoding small vasohibin-binding protein, whose translation MEPACRKDKQKQKDTPNRGDRAKQKSAQQELKQRQRAEIYALNKVMTELEQQQFEAFCKQMQPQAE comes from the exons ATGGAGCCGGCGTGCCgcaaagataaacaaaaacagaaggaCACTCCGAACAGAGGGGACAGAGCCAAACAGAAATCTGCTCAACAGGAGCTGAAACAGCGACAACGAGCAGAG atttatGCCCTGAATAAAGTGATGAcagagctggagcagcagcagttcGAGGCTTTCTGCAAGCAGATGCAGCCCCAGGCAGAATGA